The nucleotide sequence AGTTGAACACAAGCAGAAACTAAACTCAGAACTGTCACATTGTCGGGTTCCAATCCCATCCGAAGCAATCCGTGGAAAAATGAAACTGCAATTTCgctatttttagtttgtatctGCACAGACAAAAACGCATTCCACAACGAAATATCCTTCATGTTTCCCGTTTGGAACTGTAACAGGCAAGAGTTAATGTTCTCAAATCTAGCATACATGAACATAAGTGATGTAAGGAGAGGGGTTTCTTGTACAATTCCGGTTCTGAAGGCGACAGCATGGATAGACTTACCCTGTGATTGTGTGCGGCATGCTGGCAATAAATTTAGCAAAGTTACATAATTTGGTCTCTCATCATCCTTTATCATTTCACCAAACAAGACCCAAACCTCATTCTGTAAATTGTGGTTTCGGAAGCCAGTCATCAGAGCATTCCAAGACACCACACTCCTCGTTGGCATGACTTTGAAAAGTAACCTCCCGGCATCAAGGTTTCCACAGTTGCAGTACATGCTAATAAGTGAATTTGCCAGAGAAATGTCGGAAGAGAACCCGTATTTTATAGTGTAACAATGAATAGCCATTCCTTGCCCTAAGCTTTTCTTCTCACTGAGACTAGGGAGTATGCTTATCAGGGTGACTAAGTCCAACTGGAAGCCCTCTTTCTGCATCTGGTAGTAAAAGGCAACCGCCTTTTCCATCTCGCAGTGGTGCACACAACAGGATATTAACGTGTTCCATGTTATGGAATTTTTTGTAGGCATTTCACGCAACAAAGTAATTGAATCGGAGAGGCGATGACAATCAGAGTAAAATGCCAACAGGGCATTTGAcagattgagatttgagaggAAACCCTTCCTAATACTAAATGCATGCACAGACTTCCCCACTAAATCCGCCTCAAGTTTGGAGCACGCAGAAAGAACACTAACGATGGAGACTGCATCTGGAACAGACCCTGAAAATTGCATTTCACGAAATACACCGAGACTTAAATTCCATAGCCCGTTGTACACGTACCCAGAAATCATTGAGTTCCACAAAAGAAGGTTTTTACTGGGCATTGGCTCGAAAAGATACCGGGATGAATCAGTGTCTCCAAGCTTGGCATACATTGATACAAGGGCTGTTAGGACTGGCAGTTGATTTTCTGATCCATGTTTAATAACACAAGCATGAAGGGACTCGCCGAAAGAAAGGCTACTGGAATTCTCACATGAGGGAATAACGGACACGAAAGTGACGAAATTAGGCTGCAAGTCAACCCGAAGCATACAACGGAACATCTTAAAAGCTGAGATGGCCCTCTGCATTTGTGTGTATGCAGAAATCATAGCATTCCAAACAACAACATTCTTTTCCGGTACAGAATCAAACAAGTTTCTAGCACCGCACAAATCCTCATCCCCGGCATACATTGAAATCAAAGCAGGaaccaaaaaattattcgaCAAGTAACCAGGTTTGATAGCAAAGCAATGTAGGGACTTACCGGTATGCATACACCCCAAGCGAGTGCAAACAGGAATAACAGTGGCCAGAGTGCTCAAATTCGGCTTCAAATCCATAACGAGAATCTCCTCAAAAACATCAAACGCTTCCCAATTCAATCCGTTCGACGAATAACCAGCAATGAGTGCATTCCAAGCAACCAAGTCTGGTTGAGGAATTCTATCAATCAGTTGACGTGCCATCCCCATACAACCGGTTTTCGCATAGAAATCAACCAATGCAGTCTGTATAACAAGGTTTTGCTCAAACCCAGTTCTTATCACGACTCCATGAACCTCTTTCCCAGTCCTAATCGCAGCCAGCGCCGCGCACGCCTTGATGACGAATGGAAACGTAAAGTCATCAGAAGGGCAACCGGAAGCCCCGGAATGGAGGTAGACATGCAAGAGCTCATGGTATAAGCCGTGATTGCTAAGGTACCGGATTACGAGGTTCTGCAGGCCAAGACTTGGCCTTTGGATTTGTTGGAATAGAGAGAGAGCTAAATGTGAAGAACCCAGATGAAAACAGGACCTGACGAATTCCTCCACCAGAAAAACATCCTTAACAAGTCCTTGTACGATGAGAAGGGAGGTGAGAGGCCTCGAGTCCTCGCAGGTTTTGCAGAGGTTTAGCAGACGGAGGAAGCGGGGTGTTCTCGAATTGATTGAAGAATGTTTGTGTCTGACAAGAGAGAGAATCAACGGGGAAGAAGACAGAGTATTGGAGTGTCGGAGGAAGAAACTCATTACTCCATTAAAGTTCTGAGATTCGAGCCAAAGCTAGCCGTTGGGGTTTATATTTGATCATCTGGGTTACCCTACTTTAATATATTGAGAAAAGTGTTCGAACTCGAATGCAAGAAGACATGTACATGAGATGCCTTCTCTCGCTCAATTGGCTCAACCCACATATGCAAGGCATGTCTTTGCTTGAACCGACTAAAGTTTTTGTTCTGATCACAGAAACGAGATATAACACGAGCCCCAGAACAATTCGACAATTTTCAAATGGAATGTAAAGGTTAGAAACTGTTATTTACGCTCCAAAAATGTCATGCAACACTGTTCTCTTCCttgttaaatttgagactcgagGTTAGCGCAAGTGGCGAGTAAGAAAGGGGAAATGAGTTACGATTACGGTGAGGTCAAATCTTCGATCCCTTCCATCGTAACCAAAATAATAGTAGTAATACCATCAATCATCATTGCATTTTTCGTGAGCAAATATTCAACATTTTACAGACGTACCACCACCACACCACAATACTAGGCATAGTTATGTCCAAGATTTCTACAAAACAATGTCAAAGCGAAACGAAGGCTTTTGTTTAAAGTTATAAATACATCACAAAATAATTCTGCACGGGATCAGGACCTCGATATCACGCAGAAGGCTAAAACCTTTCAAGTTCTAATAACCGTATGCTGTTCTCTTCATCATCTTGATAAACTCATCAGCGTTAACTTCTCCATCACCTGTATATTTCAAGTCATAACTTCTGCTATTAGAGAAATTATGCTCAATGATTTCAAAGCACgtagaagaaaaagttgaggGCATCAAAATAAGGACGGATTATATATTTAAGCACGTACGATCTCGGTCTGCTTCCTCAATCATCTCCTGGATCTCTCTGTCAGTGAAGTTCTCACCCAGATCCTTTGCAATGTTCTTAATGTCTGCTGCAGATATCTTGCCCTGAATTCAAATGCCGAAAGAATGGAATTAGGTATTGATAGattgaaacaaaacaagtattTGAAGTTGAACCACTCCAAACTGAAACAAATTTAACGTTTAATAAGCAAAACAATACATTGCGATCTAGGTCGATGAGCTGGAATGCTTTCATGAGTTCCTCCTTTGTGTCTCGTTCTCCAATTTTGGCTGTCATCATGTGAGCAAACTCATCAAAGTCGATAGCACCACTGCCATCCTTGTCAACATCTGCAATCATTTGATTAATTTGCTGCAGAGAAACAACATGTTCATTCACCGCACCAAACATAGAATACCAAGTAGAAAGAGAACTACTATGATTCTCAAGAAATCTAAATAATGAGTTTGTTCACTAGTGAGGTTCCAGAGAACACAagaaacatgaaaaagaaaacaagtacgGCGTAGAAATCAACAAAGAATAGAAGAACAGTAACTAGAGAATCTCCCCCCCACCTCTCCCAAGGATTTTAGAGTAAGGAAACCAACGGCTCATCTAATTTTCCTCTCGGAAAATGTTACTCAGCCTCACTACCAGGTTTTATGTGGACCCAAGAAGAGCGAATTTAGAGATAAAGCATATACAATATAGTTTTTGGaaatggggtgtgatatccacacaccttattttacttctcacacacctttttaattttcggacgttggatcggatgaattgaagaagatcaacggacagaaattaccAAGGGgcgtgtgagaagtaaaatagggtgtgtagatagcacatcCCTTTGGAAAACTGTACTCATATGCATTACAGTATCATAGGTAAGGCTCTCTCACTCTTCATCACACTCAAAAAGGGACCCTAAAAACACGAGGTTAACAAGTGAATGTACACAGGCGGATAAGTTACGTTACCTCTTCGGTCATCTCAAAACCGAGAGCCCTGTCACCgaaaaaaaacacattttcaGCTGTAGGCATTTACATGACAGGCTAATCACAAAGCATAAGTTAAGAACTCATACCTCATGGCAACATTCAGCTCCTTGGCATCAATAGTGCCTAAACAATACAACATGGTCAAAATAAAAGAACCACGAATTTAATCAGACATTCTTATACAGACAATATAAGCCAACAACATCAAACCCTTCAAAAAAATCTTAATCAAAACACTAAATTTGCAGTACCCGAGCCATCGGTGTCGAATAACTCGAATGCCTCCTTAATCTCTTGCCTCTTTTGTTGAGGTAACCCATGATGTCGCCCTCTGGGTTTCTCCTTCCTAGATGCCCCTCTGTAAAGGCTTGCCTATCAACCCATTACCAAATTCAAACAAACCAAGTCAATCAAAACCCTACCCACCATCCaaaattcatcaaattcaaaaacccAGATACATATTTTTCAAACTCCATCAATCGATCAAATTAAATCGTTAAAAGTATGCAGTTTTCCCAAATAAGATTAACCAAACAATGAGCTAAAGATGttgaaagattgaaaatttgagCTGGAAATTGCATTGAGAAGCATACCATTGAGCGACGCGTGAAGTATGAAGGTTGAAGAAAGTGTCTTTCTCTGGAGGAATTTGATCTTTCTTCGCCCAGAAGCTCTGAGAAGGCCTTGGTTTGCAATGCAAATCAAATTTGGAAGGAATTTGATGGTCTTTTGTGGGTTTTGATACTCTTGACTAATTGGGccagaaattttattttttacgcgCCTAATTGTAGCTGGGCCAGGTTTCAGTAGTCCAGTTCTAATCGGCTTAATATCATTCTTTTTTTACGTTTATTTATGTCGAAGTTCGAATTTTCATCTtgtaatataaattaaattaataaaaatatcatggttatagaaaattttaaaattctttatctcaaaataaacaaaagtaatCTCAACATTgatgcacatttttttttttaaataacaaaaagcAATACTAAATACCTCTTAATATAAGTAAAgaatcaaaatccaaatatATAAAAACCTCTTAAGAGAaactacaagtaatttgtttgaCAGAGATCAATGAATTTTGTctaaaatgctttaaaaactaCTTTTAATTTGTGCTTCTTGCGAAAAGATTGTCACATAAATTACAAGATTAAAACTTCTCCTCGTCTTCTCTGTATAGTATGTGTCCAAAGGGACCTAAACTTTACCTTAATGAAACTTTTCTATTTGTTTATAACAGGTTAAAAAACGCTTCATATATAATACAAAAGCATTGCAACCCCAAACAAACTATAGATGctaacaaatttaattttcaaaagaatTACTAGTCCATCATGCATGAATTCAGGATTTGAAAAAAGATGACCACATTTGCCAAATTGTTCAAATTCATAGCCCCTAAAATGGAAGAAGACATTAGTATCTATGTAAGATCTCATGTATTGGGCTTTTCCTCGCAGTCAAAATGATTAGGAATATATGTAAATCCGTAAATATTTGAAATTCCTAGATTAGACATCATATTTAAACACAACCTCTAATTCCTATATTCCTAAATCAAAATTTAGgaacaagaaaaataagagtacaaaataaTAAGGAAGAGacaaaaacaaacagaaagaagaagaggaagaggaaaagcttcaggaaagaagaaagaagaaagaaatatgagagaagaagaaacaagagTGCAGAAACATTAAGAGCAGAAAAGAAGATCTGCACCCCGACACAAAATGTGGTCTTTGTTGACAATATCCAAAGGTTGTTAGAGTTGTTACcaaaattagttagttaa is from Pyrus communis chromosome 10, drPyrComm1.1, whole genome shotgun sequence and encodes:
- the LOC137747846 gene encoding pentatricopeptide repeat-containing protein At5g39350-like, whose product is MSFFLRHSNTLSSSPLILSLVRHKHSSINSRTPRFLRLLNLCKTCEDSRPLTSLLIVQGLVKDVFLVEEFVRSCFHLGSSHLALSLFQQIQRPSLGLQNLVIRYLSNHGLYHELLHVYLHSGASGCPSDDFTFPFVIKACAALAAIRTGKEVHGVVIRTGFEQNLVIQTALVDFYAKTGCMGMARQLIDRIPQPDLVAWNALIAGYSSNGLNWEAFDVFEEILVMDLKPNLSTLATVIPVCTRLGCMHTGKSLHCFAIKPGYLSNNFLVPALISMYAGDEDLCGARNLFDSVPEKNVVVWNAMISAYTQMQRAISAFKMFRCMLRVDLQPNFVTFVSVIPSCENSSSLSFGESLHACVIKHGSENQLPVLTALVSMYAKLGDTDSSRYLFEPMPSKNLLLWNSMISGYVYNGLWNLSLGVFREMQFSGSVPDAVSIVSVLSACSKLEADLVGKSVHAFSIRKGFLSNLNLSNALLAFYSDCHRLSDSITLLREMPTKNSITWNTLISCCVHHCEMEKAVAFYYQMQKEGFQLDLVTLISILPSLSEKKSLGQGMAIHCYTIKYGFSSDISLANSLISMYCNCGNLDAGRLLFKVMPTRSVVSWNALMTGFRNHNLQNEVWVLFGEMIKDDERPNYVTLLNLLPACRTQSQGKSIHAVAFRTGIVQETPLLTSLMFMYARFENINSCLLQFQTGNMKDISLWNAFLSVQIQTKNSEIAVSFFHGLLRMGLEPDNVTVLSLVSACVQLNSLNLADCVTAYIIRKGFDKDLVISNALINMLATCGNILSARKLFEGLVEKDSVSWNVMINGYGLHGDGEGALDLFLQMKLSGVKPNGITYSSILSACSHCGLVEQGRLVFNSMAEHGISPEIEHYACMVDLLGRTGNLTEAYGIVRALPFKPSTSMLESLLGACRIHEDVELGERIGRMLSESDPENSRSHVMLYNVYAAAGRWGDAERVRSEMEERQLRKVPGFSLVMGNGFNDKEVY
- the LOC137747555 gene encoding probable calcium-binding protein CML20; the protein is MASLYRGASRKEKPRGRHHGLPQQKRQEIKEAFELFDTDGSGTIDAKELNVAMRALGFEMTEEQINQMIADVDKDGSGAIDFDEFAHMMTAKIGERDTKEELMKAFQLIDLDRNGKISAADIKNIAKDLGENFTDREIQEMIEEADRDRDGEVNADEFIKMMKRTAYGY